Proteins from one Camelina sativa cultivar DH55 chromosome 8, Cs, whole genome shotgun sequence genomic window:
- the LOC104708074 gene encoding cyclin-dependent kinase C-1, which produces MAGAAFGQLNLEEHPPIWGSRSVDCFDKLEQIGEGTYGQVYMAKEIKTGEIVALKKIRMDNEREGFPITAIREIKILKKLHHENVVQLKEIVTSPGRDRDDQGKPDNNKYKGGIYMVFEYMDHDLTGLADRPGLRFTVPQIKCYMKQLLTGLHYCHVNQVLHRDIKGSNLLIDNEGNLKLADFGLARSFSHDHTGNLTNRVITLWYRPPELLLGATKYGPAIDMWSVGCIFAELLHAKPILNGKNEHEQLNKIFELCGSPDENIWPGVSKMPWYNNFKPARPLKRRVREFFRHFDRHALELLEKMLVLDPSQRISAKDALDAEYFWTDPLPCDPKSLPTYESSHEFQTKKKRQQQRQHEEAAKRQKLQHPQQQHTRLPPVQHGGQSHAAPHWPAGPNHPTNNAPPQVPPGPSHPFYGKQRGPPGPNRYPPSGNQSGVYNHNQGGYSSGSYPPQGRGAPYVAGPRGPSGGAYGVGPPNYTQGGQYGGSGSSGRGQNQIGGSRNQQYGWQQ; this is translated from the exons ATGGCGGGAGCAGCTTTCGGGCAATTAAACCTCGAAGAACATCCTCCGATTTGGGGATCTCGAAGCGTCGATTGCTTTGACAAGCTCGAACAAATTGGTGAAGGCACTTACGG TCAAGTTTACATGGCTAAAGAGATCAAAACTGGTGAAATTGTGGCTCTCAAAAAGATCCGTATGGATAATGAAAGAGAAGGG TTTCCTATAACAGCTATCAGGGAGATTAAAATTCTCAAGAAGCTTCACCATGAAAATGTCGTTCAGCTGAAAGAGATTGTGACTTCACCAG GTCGGGACAGGGATGACCAAGGAAAGCCAG ATAATAACAAATACAAGGGTGGCATATACATGGTTTTTGAGTACATGGATCATGATTTGACTGGACTCGCTGACCGTCCTGGACTGAGATTTACTGTTCCTCAAATCAAG TGTTACATGAAGCAATTGCTCACCGGGCTTCACTATTGTCATGTGAATCAAGTTCTTCACCGTGATATTAAAG GCTCAAATCTCCTTATTGACAATGAGGGAAATCTAAAGCTGGCAGATTTTGGGCTCGCACGGTCGTTTTCTCATGATCATACTGGAAATCTTACAAATCGTGTCATCACACTGTGGTATAG GCCCCCTGAATTACTACTTGGGGCTACAAAATATGGCCCAGCAATTGACATGTGGTCGGTTGGTTGCATATTTGCTGAACTTTTGCATGCAAAACCAATCTTGAATGGGAAAAATGAG CATGAACAATTGAACAAGATATTTGAGCTTTGTGGATCACCCGATGAAAACATTTGGCCTGGGGTTTCCAAGATGCCTTGGTACAACAATTTCAAGCCGGCACGTCCCTTGAAGAGACGTGTAAGAGAGTTTTTCAGACA CTTTGATCGGCATGCTCTTGAATTACTTGAGAAAATGTTGGTGCTTGACCCATCACAG AGAATATCGGCAAAGGATGCTCTTGATGCTGAGTACTTTTGGACTGATCCGCTGCCATGTGACCCAAAGAG TCTGCCCACATATGAATCATCACATGAGTTccagacaaagaaaaagaggcAGCAGCAGCGCCAACACGAAGAAGCAGCAAAAAGACAAAAGCTGCAACATCCACAGCAGCAGCACACTCGTTTGCCTCCAGTACAACACGGTGGCCAGTCTCATGCTGCTCCACATTGGCCTGCCGGTCCAAACCATCCCACTAACAACGCGCCGCCACAAGTGCCTCCTGGACCCAGCCACCCCTTCTACGGGAAACAGCGTGGTCCACCTGGTCCAAACCGATACCCTCCTAGTGGAAACCAGAGCGGGGTTTATAAtcacaaccaaggaggttacagcAGCGGATCATATCCTCCACAAGGACGGGGAGCTCCTTATGTGGCGGGTCCTAGAGGGCCAAGTGGTGGCGCATACGGGGTTGGACCACCTAACTACACACAAGGTGGTCAGTATGGTGGCTCTGGTAGCTCTGGAAGAGGTCAAAACCAAATTGGTGGTAGTAGAAACCAGCAATATGGATGGCAACAGTAA